TCTCTGGGGTGGGCATGGCTGCATCAcaggctcggctgagcagctttgttatatatTATTTAGGTTTCGGGTCTCtgggaggtaaatacccattcagtaatggttacatttcatacttgaaagggaacagacTTTGCTGCAGATTTACACCACAACTTCCATGAAGGATTTAGAGATTGTAATCATTAAGGAATAGTcatgtatccctccagaacaattgaAACACAGACTCGTGACGTCAAATCTGTGCTATCCTGGCTGGCCATAGTGGTCCTAAGACCCCTATAGACAGTGTCAAGGCAGCTGTTTTTCAATTGTCAAACTGGTTAAaggtgctttattattttgtctTGTAGCTAATTATAAAAGCATGTAaaactatactgtatatgaatgatttaaaaaaaatgtaaaataaatacactacCAGTTGAGCCTGAGTAAGATATTTCTTCCACCAGAGGTATTTGTGCATTGAAGGAATGGTAGATAGCCCATAGTAGGAGTACATTAATACATGGATAAAACTGTTCAGGGTAGGACCAAAGAAACCTACAAGAAACAGGCAAGCACATGGTTAATTAAGAGCTCATTGACTTTATATCCTatctctattttaataatcttaaCCTCACAGATCAGATTGATTCTGAGTTCAGTGACAATTAACCCCTAATATAAGTTTACTGGGGCATGTATGGTAAAAATCATACCGGTAGCTGAATAAGTCatgcatagtaaaatcatagtgaaagcacagaCAAAGGGCTATTCGTTGATAACTATGGTTAATACACATAGTTAACCATTATGAAGGACAGTAAATTCTTAGTATATCGTTAAACTTTCTTATTGTAAAGTACATTTAGAAAAAATCAGTAATATGAATGACTATAACACAATTGTTTAGTCATTCTGCTAGGGCAAACCCATATCCTTTACTATTGCCTTCTGTTCTAGAATTAAGAAGATTTAACACTGCCACTGATAAGATAATTTAATAGGGTCTTTTGACCTATGAAAATCAAACAGCTAGCAATGCGTACAAGACTCTTTAGGGTACCAGGGAGCTCCTCATATGACTCACATAGAACTTGTTGACTAAAACTTGCAGTTGTGTTTTTACATAAGAGCAGGTGTAACAGACCTGTGTAAATATAACTGTAGACTATTGTTTTATACGTTTTTATTATCTATGACTCGTTTATTCGTTTATTATCTATGACTCATTTTTACTTACTTTGTCCACAGGGTATCCAGTTGAGAACACACCACCAGATGTTGAACATTGATGCATGGTGATACACGTGAAGGAAAGTAATCTGATTGTTCTTCTTCCGTAAAACAAAGAATATGGTGTCCAAGAACTCAATCAGCTTGGAGAAGTAGTACCACCACAACACCTTAGCAACCTGTTATGGTAAGTTGATAAAAGGCAagaacaatgtattgttttagtaaaccTAAGCTGTGAAAAATCCCTTTTCATCTCAACACAGATCACTAATAGATATGATATTATTATGGTGACAGAATGTAAAAATTAAGTACCTGAATTTATTCTCATACGAGTTGTGTAAATAGAGGATATGCCACGGCCTAACTGAAAATATCACATTTTGGTGGCTCCGCTTTGCTCCGACACTCGTGAAGGTGACGAGACCAATACTAACTCAGAAAATAAATTTGATATTTTCAGTTGTAGCCTGAAGCTACCAGAACACACATGGTATTCTGAGCAAACCATTcagtagcaacaaaaactagtgctgtctaaactcacaaaaaaaaaaaaacactttaatttatattttttttaacttatccattttctaatagaaATAAAACTgtcataagagggctttactgtCTAGTAAGGGCCTTCTCATTATGTTAAATGCCATTGGCTTCGGCTCGGGACATTTAACAGCACGAGTcgggccttaccagatggtaaagccttCTTCTTCAGGTTCTATTGCTTTAAAAGTTCCCCCTTAAACTATAAACCTAAAGAACTAATATAGATGTATAGCAGCAGCAGAATCATGGACTATACCATTTTATGAGAACATTTTAGTCGGTTTGTTCAGATCCTATTTTAGGTTTGGTTGTACCTTTTACATATGTCTTTGCAGAACCCAGTTGGCACTCATTACCTTACCAAAGGTAACATTAGATCGCGATTAGTACTAATTGGGGCTGTCCCATCTGTCGATAGTGTTATAGGGCAGGCTGTATGGtttcctgttttctttttcttttacattgtCTGTCAGGTTTTTAGCGGCGTGTTGCTGTTTTGAAAAGGGAGCTCGGCAGAAAGGTCCGAAGGACACTCTGTAATTACAGTGCAGTTGGATACTGTAATACTCAGGTAAAGTAACCTACTTGGTTAAAACTCTTTTTGTATGTTGTAATATCAAAGTAATCACAATAATGTTGATAGTAGATAGTTTTCACAGTTCTTTTGCTGCTCTGTACTTGCAAACTACATCTTAACAGTACAGTTAGTGAAGTCAAACAAGTGGTATTGCATTGACTGCTTGTTTCTGGTGTCCAAAAATACTGTAACAATGAAAGCAGAATGCAGCATTTTCAGTGTGATATACACGCTGTAAAAACACCAACTGACTTTCTAATCGGCCTGTTTGCatatacattataatatatatcaaACTCTGCCCTTATATCACAAAGAACACAGATAGTGTAACAATATGTTGCATTCATTTTGTATCTTACCCTTGTGTCCGCTTCCCCAGCACTGTGGAGATTCTGACACTGCAAATTGTAAGCACCTTCCCATGTTGATGCAATCAGCTGAAACAGAATAACAATCGTATGTATTACAAGATGCCTACACTCTACCCATAATCCATGCACTTTTTCTCGTCATGCACAATACACAAAACATTTGACcacaacatatttttttacatatctgTAATAGTTATCCTTTTTGCAGAGTAGGGTGCACACACAGCAGCTTTTATTTTCCCTTATGAGCAAATTGCAGGCAGATTGCCCCATCCATAGTAAACGCATTGCATGGGAAATGTGCACCTAGTATTTAGCATTCAATTCCTCTTTTTTCAGTTAGTTATCTTGCATGATACTTGTCCCATTCTGAATAGTGTGCAATCAAGGCGCAATGCTCCAGGCTATACAATGTTATGAACTGAAATGAAGTTTTGTTagctcagggcagcagtgtggagtagtggttagggctctggactcttgtccagagggtcgtgggttcaatccccagtggcgacactgctgctgtacccttgagcaaggtactttacctagattgctccagtaaaaacccaactgtataaatgggtaattgtatgtaaaaaataacgtgatatcttgtaacaattgtaagtcgtcctggataagggtgtcagctaagaaataaataataataatcagaggtCAACTGTATAATATGTTCCAATTATGAATGTATGACACTAATCAACTTAATTGCTTTTAAGCTTTTTGTCAAATACAGTATTGTTTCATTCTAATGTGGTTTTGCTTAATTTGTCCTGGTAGTAAGGACACTGTACACTCCATAAATCCATATTAATCTGCCCTCACACAATGTTCACTCAAGATTGCTTCTACAGTAATCTAACCCATGCAACCGTTACCAAAGTAATAAGACATGAGAATGCTGTTAATCTGTACTGCTTGTAATGGGCCACTATGTCTGTACAGGACAAAACACCTGCATTAGCAGTAATGTGCCAAACTGAATGAGTAATATTCATACAGAGAACAATTTTCAACCGCATTCTTTCTGGTTCTTACCCTTGCTCTAGTATTTGGACAAAAAATTGAGACACAATATGTAGCATTGACGTTGTCTAAATGGGCTGTCCCTTGCATGAGATGCCTGATCAATTTGTTATAGAAATGGAATCACTAAACTGTAATAGATaccaaaaatgaagaaaaaaatgtaaattaacttTTATATTTCTATAAACTGTAAAATGTAGTACTGTATGCAGTTTTGTATTACAAAAGTAATGTATTCTGTTACTGTgtattaaaataaaccaaaatgataTACAGCTGAATAAGGCTTATTCTGTAGAAACTGACAAACAATTCAATCTTTTGAACACTTGGGAGATGAGATTCAAACCCATGACTCTTAGGTCTGGAGACAAACATTGTACGAGTTTCGTTAAAGGAGCTCTTCCACTAGCTCAGCTGTGACTCAAACACAGATTAAATGCACTATGATTAAATGACAACACTGCATGACTATTTGACAGTTTACACTGTGACTGATGGCTTTTAGACACTGTGCAACCAGATACAGACTGGCTTAAAGTGTCCACAATTGAACTGTAGAGCATTAATTTGTCAACTTGAATGCTTAGGTTTTCATTCGTACAGAAAGAAAGCAATCCGTTAGAGAAGAAATTCCTTCATAAAAATGAACCACAACAAACCTCAGATGATGGTTGAATACAGAGGTTAAATCTAGGGAAAAAGCATAGGCCACACATAGGTTAATATGGAGGCTGTGCTATTGGCttacaaaagcaaaatacaaaaaatacttgcAGTAGAACCACACATTTAGAAGTACATCAGGAGGACATTCATAAGACTGAAATGTCTAACTGAAACTTGTACTTATAATGATTTaatatatgtatactgtattaactgcgtgtagcagggcggtagaaaagcCCTCACATATAAAAGAGGCCAGGGCAAAGCccagctgtttaaatgtatttgtttattttagcacaggtgattattattgtatgatttaaaatgtattgtttgggaacTGGTTATTTTTAGTATtggtttgaatgtattttgttttggatttaaaaatacGATGTTTTGTTATTGTGATTTATTATGTATATGAACAGGATGGGGAAggcagcgtggatggggaagCTCCATCATacaaaaacctcgtgcagaaggtggccatctcccgattgaatttattgattaattgttgctaatcgggagatggtcacctgtataaaaacctgcaggagaGAGAATGAAAGTGAGTGGAGAGTCCAAGAGCGAGAacgaaaagtaaaagaaaaataaataaggctcagtgaaggcaactgcccagcctgaccttaggtctgctttattttgtgttcaaGACTTAGTTTtgtttatctattttattttgctttggtgcagtgtttttctgttttgaaccttttattttatttgttgtgtttaaataaacatggcGCCGCAGTACTGCCTTGTGTTTTGTTCCTGCATTCTAGCCTGATggcagccatccctgtcacactttacatctttaacacaagaaatattaataagaaaacaataaaaactatgCCAGGAGAACATCTTTTATGGAAGCCACAAAACCGTTTCCAGGTTCAAGTTTGTGTTTGGTTGACAGATCAGTGTGGTGTTTGTAACTTTCAGGCTCCAGTATTTAGTTTTCCCATCATCCAATGAATCccataatataaaatacaataaatataaaaccagCTTCATCAAAGCTAATACCAACTAGAATGTTTCTTGAACTGGTTTCAAAGGCTTAATGTCCTAAAACCTACTAAGTTGTATTTGTGATGTAACTGCAGCATTCACTGTCCCCAAATGGTAAGCATATACTGTATTATGATTATATTTGACATTAGGCTGCTTTAAAATGGCTATGTAGTCCTTGAAATATATAGTTCTAAATATAGTTCTAATCTTTTGTTTTAGTCATGAGAAACTGCTACACTAGCTGAAGGTCTGTAACATTCTGCTAACTCATGCTATTATGTTAATAAGAACAGAATTCAAACTGGGGGAATAATTTGTGATTGTCTAAGATACGCACATTACCATAATGCAGAAAGAATATAGAAATCAGGAATGCAAAGGTTCCTATCCCACACCCTCATCTGTACTAAAACACAAAGCAGCCTGTGTGGCATGTGGACTTGAATTTCCTCAACAAGGAATCTGATTGTCCTGTTGTTTTGCACTGTTGAGTCAAAACATCATTGGCTGGGTTTCCATACAGCTAACGTAGGAGCATATGCCACACTCTATAGGGAGTGCGTGTCTAAAACATTGTATGACTTTAAAGAGTGGGTAAATCGCCTTCGCACgctaaaaagctgtacaatttaccaaaaattcagttttttttttcatgtaaacaTGTCTGGAAGTTGTGCATTACACTTAccagacttcagcagtgaaatcccgtttgtgacgtaacctcgcgcaactttctactataactgaagGCCTTGCCAAGCAGTCCTTCATTGGCAAGTTCTTTGACCGaataggaaaaaaataagcatacaacgAGCGGTTTAAAGACCTCTTTATTCAGTGtttaagtggttttttttttttttcgtgacaccatttattcaacatttcagattattgccatttgacttataaaaagtgctttatagttaagttttataagcaaggttacaaaaaatactgaagctactacaaatacaaaaatacccTTTGCAataaaagcataaataaataacatagccTTTACGCTTTTTGCTCTGGCCTAGACGATGCTattcattgtacactagcttTAAGTAGCATGGGTACCTACGAAGGAAAAGAAAGTCACGtttgtaccaaaatatgtattattagcGTTGCTGTATATTGCTCCCATCTACCAACAACATCAGGCTTGAGcaaattcattgagcaagatttgttttaaaagtacgaaaacatgaaaaaaaaataattggttccatgaatttgttcaaaaagacaaatacagggcTAAACATCAGCTTGCTGCACAACTTACTACATAACAAAGTCCCAGTGGATTACAACAGTATCTTCTCAGAAATGTGTTGAACTCATATGGACTAATATACTGGATCCTAACAACAAGAACACAACAAATACATAACCACAgagagcctatatatatatatatataatggatgcTCTTATTAAGAAAAAAGACACTTTGTAATTACAAATTCAGTTTGCTTAACTTAattttaaagctgagggaacacagagccactttgtcacttggaacttggtttcaggagactaggtttcaagccactgcatggcacaccagtgGAGATTTGAGGAGACTAGTGgcgccaaatcagccaatcaaaagcCCATTTTTAAAATACgagaaaataattactgaataaggaataaaaagattaacaaattccaacattatttctcagtttgtgttattGCGTACATCTGAAATGATATAAAATAATACTGACAGTTCTCTCATTTACCAATTGCAgttggtggggggggggtactcagtaatttattttaaattaatatctttAGCAAAAGGTGACGCATTCAATACGATTTGCTTGTGTGATTGTCAGGCAAATCAGTGCATTTTGGCAGTGAAgcgataaaaataataataataatatttctaatttatatttggggaacccccccccccaatacagtCCATATATAGATAGTattcatcacatgatttgaattaacGTATAATATGATTCAGAAGGATTTCCTAAAATAGTCAGGGAGCAGACTACCTGTTCGTAGAAAACAAATAGCATTTTTTAatagacctttttttaaaaaattgaaatggGTAGAAACTTAAAACGTAAACAAATCAAGTGCAGAGACAACATGATATTCgttcagtaattgtaaaaataattgtgtttcttctttAATCCATGTCtgccaacagtttttttttatcaataggGCATTAAACAATTTGACGTCACTGGAATGGCAAAGAAgggcgctaggaccagaaatTTGCTCGTTACGTTTCTTCCATGCAAGTGTCAAATAAAATGTCGctgtgagtaaaaaataaaaccacctctagcgagcgagcttgttatgcgagtaaaaaataaaaccatctcTAGCGAGCAAGCTTGTCATATGttgcatatattttcttattcgcataagttttaccaagcttaaaagttggatggaaaaaggcCTATTGTCGTTTTTTCCTCCCAAaattttaaactgctcctgttcgcatgtggtgtaaccaatcaacatgaaacttggcaggtatcatcctgtgtagattacagttcagatgcaaaaacaaTTGTGctcctgcatcaaccaagatAGCAGCCTgacacattttttggaaaaacctttctaAATAATCTTCTTGGAAACCGGTGGCAGCcaatcaaaatggctgccaccaaatacGCCAAAACgcgccccaaacatcaaactgcttctgtttgtaaACCATTTTTTAACCAactaacttggtaggcatcatcctgtggacaatggaattcaaatatggcaaaatggtgttctttcgtaaaacaagatggccgccagacctacgtttcgttcttaaatttaaaaccgcttcagatgaacacggtttagttgattaactccaaagatGACAAGCATAATCACTGTGTCAGTACAgctgactttttcaaaaattgtgATTTTTTCCCTaaaccaagatggccgcctgacgcatttctttcaaaaccttttaaaatctttggtcaaatgtaaaactagcatataactccttacagtgcatataggttaatggttactatggaacaaatataggaacccatatatgctctattcaataattgccttgaccgtgacctttgacctctccttaaggtcaaatgcaaaactagcttataactccttacaaagtgcagatagggtaatggttactatggaacacatataggaacccatatatgctctattcagaAATTGCCTTAACTGTGACCTTTGACCGCTCCTTAAgataaatgtaaaactagcttataactccttacagtgtgtagatagggccatggttcctatggtgtttaaagttataaagtatCGTGAGATAATGagctaatgcagtattttgaattgaaactgtgcgataaaactgatctgttgctgacacttgtgctgcaatgctacagcttgccaaaatttccaactggtactgagcttggaagctgtaaaactTCCTGAcagttgtagttattattattattattattattattagtagtagtagtagtagtagtcgtagtagtattaaaagtgtctgctaaatgacaaattaataataataataataataataataataataataataataataataggtttataataaatatatatgaatccaaaaatatttagcaaataatactacgatagtacacagcgcttttttatggaatgttttttttgtattagtatttGTGTAACGTGGTGTCTGCACTTCTTTATTACATCTTTTTGGTGGTCAAAATAGGCAAGTTACACACTTAAACCTAGTTTAGGAAAGCTGTACAATATCAGCAGGAGCGCAAGGACAAATTGAAacagacacaaacatttaaatataccctcccgtattttaatattaatttggttatttgcatttggaacgagaatcTCTctgtctaaaagaaaactacatggaaacacacacaacacgaaagtactaccaaaatacagtgagaaaaaggtgagactaatttttctttttccatggaaattgccccatTGATAGAACCTCAGTGCCATGACATTTCTTAAAGCAGTGGGAAGGCAAATCTTAATGTGACACATCATAAAAGTACCCCTTGTTTAGTACCCATTAACCTGTAAATTCTTAAATGTGCATGTATCCAGTTGAAATTAAGGGGAGATAGTAGGAGGTGTGGAAGTCGCTGAACTGTggtatgaaatgtttttttaattatcaacATGATAATGTATTTGAAAAAACTGTATGTCCTGAATTAAAGTacagtatgaaataaaataaaaaaaacaagcaaagaaacaacaaatcTGCACCATAAGTATAGGTTGATAATGCTTAAAATTTTGATACAATTAATTTAATACCTTGGTCAGCTCTTTTAAAGGGCTCTGGTTGGAGTCTTCATGTAGTCTGTGCCCTACTTTGGTTCTGGAACTAGATCAGTTTTTATTACAATTAGCAGTAGGATAAACTGCCTTTATCCTACTGCTAATTGGGCCCTTTGGTCTCCGACTGTACCTAACTTTaccttaaagagtaaatagcggggttcgaaaaatatagcgttaccccACAtattgctacaactatttaaaaacgtacctgtaatttttctttttagttgttaacatcctgacacatTTTTACAAATTTAAACTCTCTCTCAAAGGTCTTTTCAAGATGCCTGGTTACTGCATGGGTTTGAGATCAGAGGTGTGTCCTCTCTCTGGTCATTGCCAGTAGGCGTACACTTTTTTAACATATTCCTGAAGAGACACACCCCAATGAAGTTGGGGCAGTGATGACGGTgtgtttccctttcaagtatgaaatgtaactgtTACCATATGAGTATTTACTGTATAGatacctgaaacctgaataagacataccaaagctgctctctaTACAAA
The Acipenser ruthenus chromosome 3, fAciRut3.2 maternal haplotype, whole genome shotgun sequence genome window above contains:
- the LOC117435692 gene encoding elongation of very long chain fatty acids protein 2-like isoform X2, which encodes MVFWIICLDLELIASTWEGAYNLQCQNLHSAGEADTRVAKVLWWYYFSKLIEFLDTIFFVLRKKNNQITFLHVYHHASMFNIWWCVLNWIPCGQSFFGPTLNSFIHVLMYSYYGLSTIPSMHKYLWWKKYLTQAQLIQFLLTITHTLSAAVVPCGFPMGCLMFQSSYMATLVILFLNFYVQTYKKKLSKEDGWITADIKDIKNGYHNGYTAATNGSTSKQKAQ